A part of Paraliobacillus zengyii genomic DNA contains:
- a CDS encoding XRE family transcriptional regulator gives MHTIGLRIKHLRTEKGDSMTTLGKAIGTDSANISNWENDKRIPGGKFIIALSEYFKITADWLLKGKIGEETNFIEPSLFISKKNELHSHFSSLASEDQHFIQAFVSFYSNYKNREQGITTEFYQELPLLKNKLTGSLLYANDNLLKYIPIPKQLANEGDFLIIAPETKGIKQGIQTGDIIIIKKKYKVQNGQLVMATTTDGAVNLYTIKKNQQMIQLIAFDQTKESANSSTEGIQIHGVVTGVYKSEGISLV, from the coding sequence ATGCATACAATAGGGTTACGCATAAAACACTTACGAACCGAAAAAGGCGATTCAATGACAACATTAGGAAAGGCAATTGGTACAGACTCAGCCAATATAAGTAATTGGGAAAATGATAAACGAATACCCGGAGGAAAATTCATTATAGCTTTAAGTGAATATTTTAAAATTACAGCTGATTGGTTATTAAAAGGAAAAATAGGTGAGGAAACAAATTTTATCGAGCCTTCGCTTTTTATATCTAAAAAAAATGAATTGCATTCACATTTTTCTAGTTTAGCTTCAGAAGATCAACACTTTATCCAAGCCTTTGTTAGTTTTTACAGCAATTATAAAAACCGCGAACAAGGGATAACAACAGAATTTTATCAAGAGCTTCCATTACTTAAAAACAAACTAACAGGATCTTTATTATATGCTAATGATAATTTGCTTAAGTATATACCGATACCAAAACAACTCGCAAATGAAGGTGATTTTCTAATAATTGCTCCTGAAACTAAGGGTATTAAACAAGGGATTCAAACTGGAGATATCATTATTATCAAGAAAAAATACAAGGTTCAAAACGGACAACTAGTAATGGCTACGACTACTGATGGGGCCGTTAATCTGTATACTATTAAGAAAAACCAACAAATGATTCAATTAATAGCATTTGACCAGACAAAAGAAAGTGCTAATTCCAGTACAGAAGGCATTCAAATCCATGGTGTTGTTACAGGGGTATATAAATCAGAAGGTATATCGCTAGTCTAA
- a CDS encoding M24 family metallopeptidase: protein MLAFDLIEYQNRIRETKQKMSESGIDVLLISDPANMYYLTGYDAWSFYVHQMLIIIIDEAQPIWIGRYMDANGVKATTWLYDENVMAYPDYYVNSTNYHPMDYIAEVLTQIGQGNRNIGVEMDHYYFSAKAYDSLKRGLPNAIFKDGDLIVNYVRMVKSDQEIHYMKRAAKIAEQAMFRGTEMIRTGVRECDAAATMYYNMISGTEEYGGDYPSIVPLLPSGENTGNPHLTWSDRKYIEGEAVIVELAGCYKRYHSPLARTVSIGKPTSKLQNLESVVLEGMDKVLQAMKPGMTCGEVEEVWRKSIKKYGFKKEARIGYSVGLNYPPDWGEHTASLRKGDTTILQPNMTFHFIPALWFDQHGIEISESVRITENGCETLANYPRELIVQDPFPRTQQSGIIS from the coding sequence ATGCTAGCTTTTGATTTGATCGAGTATCAAAATCGGATAAGAGAAACAAAACAAAAAATGTCTGAAAGCGGAATTGATGTCCTATTAATTTCTGATCCAGCTAATATGTACTATTTAACGGGGTATGATGCATGGTCTTTTTATGTGCATCAAATGCTAATTATTATTATTGATGAAGCACAGCCAATTTGGATTGGACGATATATGGATGCAAATGGAGTGAAAGCTACAACATGGCTTTATGATGAAAATGTGATGGCATATCCTGATTATTATGTAAATTCGACTAACTATCACCCAATGGATTATATTGCAGAAGTATTGACGCAAATCGGGCAAGGTAATCGCAATATTGGTGTAGAGATGGATCATTATTATTTCTCAGCAAAGGCATATGATAGTTTGAAACGCGGTTTACCCAATGCAATATTTAAAGATGGTGATTTGATTGTCAACTATGTTCGAATGGTTAAATCGGATCAGGAGATTCACTATATGAAAAGAGCAGCAAAGATTGCTGAACAAGCGATGTTCAGGGGTACAGAAATGATTCGTACGGGTGTTAGAGAATGTGATGCAGCCGCCACGATGTACTACAACATGATTAGTGGTACAGAGGAATATGGTGGTGACTATCCTTCGATTGTTCCTTTACTTCCTTCAGGAGAGAATACAGGTAATCCTCATTTGACATGGTCAGATCGTAAATATATTGAGGGAGAAGCTGTAATTGTTGAATTAGCTGGTTGTTATAAACGATATCATTCTCCATTAGCACGCACTGTATCTATAGGGAAACCAACTAGTAAATTACAAAACTTAGAATCCGTTGTCTTGGAAGGAATGGATAAAGTTCTTCAGGCGATGAAACCAGGAATGACTTGTGGTGAAGTAGAAGAAGTTTGGCGAAAGTCGATTAAAAAATACGGCTTTAAAAAAGAAGCGAGAATTGGCTATTCAGTTGGACTAAATTATCCGCCTGATTGGGGAGAACACACCGCTAGTCTTCGAAAAGGAGATACTACGATTTTGCAGCCAAATATGACTTTTCACTTTATTCCAGCTTTATGGTTTGATCAACACGGTATTGAAATAAGTGAATCCGTACGTATCACGGAAAATGGATGTGAAACATTAGCAAATTATCCAAGAGAATTAATTGTTCAAGATCCATTTCCACGAACACAGCAATCAGGAATAATTAGTTAA
- a CDS encoding cystathionine gamma-synthase family protein, which yields MKQAKIGTRAIWAGEKDSLAFGATQVPVVHSVSFGYDDMDEWYDVAIGKKEGHIYGRNTNPTVQAFEAKIKDLEGAKAATSFSTGMAAISNTLGTLLSPGDRIISIKDTYGGTNKIFTEFLPKLNIDVVLCDTGDHEAIEQEVAKGCNVLYLETPTNPTVKITDIKRMAKVGKAAGAVVIVDNTFATPINQNPLALGADLVIHSATKYLGGHADALGGSVCGSEELVEAIYHYREINGATLDPMAAYLLLRGMKTLKLRVDKQCKNALAVAKYLQTVNIVEAVYYPGLESHPGHSIATEQMKQYGGMLSFAVKGGVDTVRHLLPKLKYANRAANLGAVETVVGPSRTTSHVECTPEERAAMGIPEGLIRYSAGIEDIEDLLDDLEQAFHLLPEKLFATT from the coding sequence ATGAAACAGGCAAAAATAGGAACGCGTGCAATATGGGCAGGAGAAAAAGATTCATTAGCTTTTGGAGCAACACAAGTACCAGTAGTTCATAGTGTATCTTTCGGTTATGATGATATGGATGAATGGTATGATGTAGCAATCGGGAAGAAAGAAGGTCATATATATGGTCGTAATACGAATCCAACTGTGCAAGCATTTGAAGCAAAAATAAAAGACCTTGAGGGAGCAAAAGCTGCTACTAGTTTTTCAACTGGAATGGCAGCAATTAGTAACACATTAGGTACATTACTTTCACCAGGTGATCGGATTATATCAATTAAGGACACGTATGGTGGAACAAATAAAATATTTACAGAATTCTTACCTAAATTGAATATTGACGTTGTTCTTTGTGATACAGGCGACCATGAGGCTATTGAGCAAGAAGTTGCCAAAGGATGCAACGTACTATATTTAGAAACACCTACGAATCCGACAGTGAAAATAACAGATATAAAACGGATGGCGAAGGTTGGAAAAGCGGCAGGAGCTGTTGTAATTGTTGATAATACCTTCGCAACACCGATTAATCAGAACCCATTAGCATTAGGTGCTGACTTGGTAATTCATAGTGCAACAAAATATTTAGGAGGACACGCGGATGCACTAGGAGGCTCTGTTTGTGGATCTGAGGAATTAGTTGAAGCGATTTATCATTATCGAGAAATTAATGGAGCAACATTGGATCCAATGGCTGCATACTTGTTACTCCGAGGAATGAAAACACTGAAGCTTCGTGTCGATAAACAATGTAAAAACGCGTTAGCGGTGGCTAAATATTTACAAACAGTAAATATTGTTGAAGCGGTATATTACCCAGGATTAGAGAGTCATCCTGGTCATTCCATTGCAACAGAACAAATGAAACAATATGGTGGTATGTTAAGTTTTGCTGTAAAAGGTGGTGTGGATACAGTTCGTCACTTGTTACCCAAGTTGAAATATGCGAATCGAGCTGCGAACTTAGGAGCTGTTGAAACAGTGGTAGGTCCTTCAAGAACGACCAGTCATGTTGAATGTACTCCAGAGGAAAGAGCGGCCATGGGAATACCAGAAGGATTGATTCGTTATTCAGCTGGTATAGAGGATATTGAAGATTTGCTAGATGATTTAGAGCAAGCTTTTCACTTGTTGCCAGAAAAGCTTTTTGCAACTACGTGA
- a CDS encoding MATE family efflux transporter, translated as MRKQQDFTEGNIIKQLLVFSTPIMVTNLLQVSYQFTDSLWVGNLLGGNALGAIAVSSTIIFVLLSFIIGINNTTLTVLSQQKAKENEEGLKVYLNAFVVTLSILGILLGSIGFLASEGIVNLLGTPTSMHNDAVTYLRINSLGIFFLVGYNFIGTVLRALGDSRTPLRFVIIAVILNVILDPLFISGLDWGVTGAAYATILSQGVAFLYGIIFVFRRNLAPFVFPFLPKATEVKLILKLGIPSGLQMAVISAGSAAIISVVTSHGESVVAGFSAAQRLDSLFILPAQALGTAMNSMAGQNIGVQKWERVRQIAKYGLIYNFIIMGVIMSVILLTASIVIQLFIQEPEAVRFGSEFLMIVAFFYPFLGVNFVLNGIVRAAGAMYQVLILNVISFWLFRYPLTYLLSETIGEKGIAIGMGLSFVLSSIFAFMYYRFGKWKEKKLFQD; from the coding sequence ATGAGAAAACAGCAAGATTTCACAGAAGGAAATATTATAAAGCAACTTCTCGTATTTTCAACACCAATTATGGTGACAAATCTACTACAAGTTTCTTATCAATTTACGGATAGTTTATGGGTGGGGAATTTACTTGGAGGTAATGCGCTGGGTGCTATTGCTGTATCTAGTACAATTATTTTCGTACTACTTTCCTTCATTATAGGTATAAACAATACAACATTAACGGTTCTTTCTCAACAAAAAGCTAAAGAGAACGAAGAGGGTTTAAAAGTTTATCTTAATGCATTTGTCGTTACGTTAAGTATTTTAGGGATTTTATTAGGTTCTATTGGTTTTTTAGCATCCGAAGGGATTGTAAATTTACTAGGAACTCCTACATCGATGCACAACGATGCAGTTACCTATCTCCGTATTAATTCATTAGGTATTTTCTTTCTAGTAGGATATAACTTTATTGGGACAGTGCTTCGTGCGCTTGGTGATAGTCGGACCCCTTTGAGATTTGTTATCATAGCCGTAATTTTAAATGTTATTTTGGATCCCCTTTTCATTTCAGGATTAGATTGGGGTGTAACAGGTGCTGCATATGCTACGATTTTATCACAAGGTGTGGCATTTTTGTATGGGATTATTTTTGTCTTTAGACGTAATCTTGCACCATTTGTGTTCCCATTCCTACCAAAAGCAACAGAAGTGAAATTAATTTTGAAATTAGGAATTCCTTCAGGTTTACAGATGGCAGTTATTTCTGCGGGATCAGCTGCTATTATTAGCGTAGTCACATCGCATGGTGAATCTGTCGTCGCTGGATTTAGTGCAGCTCAACGTCTGGATAGCTTATTTATTCTCCCTGCTCAAGCTTTAGGGACTGCCATGAATAGTATGGCAGGTCAAAATATTGGTGTGCAGAAATGGGAGAGAGTGCGACAAATCGCAAAATATGGGCTGATCTATAACTTTATAATCATGGGAGTCATCATGTCAGTTATTTTACTGACAGCTAGTATAGTCATTCAATTATTTATTCAAGAGCCAGAAGCAGTCCGATTTGGTTCTGAATTCCTGATGATTGTGGCATTCTTTTATCCTTTTCTTGGTGTTAATTTTGTGTTAAATGGGATTGTTCGAGCTGCTGGTGCAATGTATCAAGTACTAATTCTAAATGTAATATCTTTTTGGTTATTTCGTTATCCATTAACATATTTATTATCTGAAACGATAGGAGAAAAGGGTATTGCAATTGGAATGGGACTAAGTTTTGTATTAAGCAGTATATTTGCATTTATGTATTATCGTTTTGGGAAGTGGAAAGAGAAGAAATTATTCCAAGATTGA
- a CDS encoding M20 metallopeptidase family protein, whose product MRQQLDLIKDQAYALEEQLNKWRRHFHQYPELSFQESQTSDYIVEVLESLNVFTIERGIAKHGIIATITKGSGPVIGIRADMDALPITEQNDLPYTSAYPGVMHACGHDAHMAILLGVAVLVASDYQTENFRGTVKLIFQPAEEDTDIDGKTGAPYFIEAGLTKQVDAFLALHMCPWQRTGSIQVNKGASMANVDNFCLTIMGKGGHGGYPHESKDPIWMLGFVLQGLYGVISRKIDPLEVGTISVGKVSGGQNPNIIPDTVKIIGTIRSYSDKVRKQLIKEIDQVAQLVYSFEGDYQFEIESGEPVLDNNDQLIDMIENAGLSLFPGMEISHAPYGMGGEDFGHFTKEIPGAMFFLGCAQSEETKHSLHASDFMLDEAALSIGTGIIKATIDSYFREYYTTERLLNENC is encoded by the coding sequence ATGAGACAACAATTGGATCTAATTAAGGACCAGGCTTATGCACTAGAAGAACAGTTAAATAAATGGAGACGTCACTTTCATCAATATCCAGAATTGAGTTTTCAAGAATCACAAACGAGTGATTATATTGTAGAAGTGTTAGAGTCATTGAACGTATTTACCATTGAAAGAGGAATTGCTAAACATGGCATTATAGCAACTATTACGAAGGGAAGTGGTCCAGTAATTGGTATTCGGGCTGATATGGATGCACTTCCAATCACAGAGCAAAATGATCTCCCATATACTTCTGCATACCCAGGTGTCATGCATGCCTGTGGTCATGATGCCCATATGGCAATTCTATTAGGTGTAGCAGTATTAGTTGCTTCTGATTATCAAACAGAAAACTTTCGAGGAACGGTAAAGCTCATATTTCAACCGGCGGAAGAGGATACTGATATAGATGGTAAAACGGGCGCACCTTACTTTATAGAAGCTGGTCTAACGAAGCAAGTAGATGCATTTTTAGCTTTACACATGTGTCCTTGGCAACGTACTGGATCAATTCAAGTTAATAAGGGTGCAAGTATGGCGAATGTTGATAATTTTTGTCTGACTATTATGGGAAAGGGAGGACATGGTGGCTATCCACATGAAAGTAAAGATCCAATCTGGATGCTAGGATTTGTCCTCCAGGGCCTTTATGGCGTAATTAGTAGGAAAATAGATCCATTAGAAGTGGGAACAATAAGCGTAGGGAAAGTAAGTGGGGGTCAAAATCCAAATATTATTCCAGATACGGTGAAAATTATCGGAACTATTCGATCTTATTCAGATAAAGTAAGAAAGCAACTTATTAAAGAAATTGACCAAGTAGCTCAGTTGGTCTACTCTTTTGAAGGGGATTATCAATTTGAAATAGAAAGTGGCGAACCAGTATTAGATAATAATGATCAATTAATAGATATGATTGAAAATGCAGGATTGTCGCTGTTTCCTGGTATGGAAATAAGCCATGCGCCATACGGTATGGGTGGAGAAGACTTCGGACATTTCACGAAAGAAATCCCCGGTGCAATGTTTTTTCTTGGATGTGCTCAATCAGAAGAGACGAAGCATTCACTTCATGCATCAGATTTTATGTTGGATGAAGCTGCACTTTCGATAGGGACTGGAATAATAAAAGCTACAATAGACAGTTATTTTAGAGAATACTATACTACTGAAAGGCTTCTTAACGAAAATTGTTAG